A region from the Alnus glutinosa chromosome 5, dhAlnGlut1.1, whole genome shotgun sequence genome encodes:
- the LOC133868703 gene encoding uncharacterized protein LOC133868703: MKMERKRECTIEVQVEEDEDFLSQVAAIEANALSISSTKRRKIDPEEAYTAALRGNVALDNSRRGVKVAPARNDGVYSSSSCFKCGKSGHWARDCDAIGVGVGVEGGHNGNFGSHPSMPEKKCPCGRGPCLVLTANTQKNPGRKFYKCPLRQENGGCGFFEWCDNTSGTNSMVGGKENCGSNSSFPDLPCPCGAGSCLILIAKTGKNIGQQFYRCPANQGSTCGFFRWCNEHNVAADHAVSAFKVFNDMNGTSSDSYGVRTRSCFKCGKEGHWAKDCSTPSSNSPAQLGGDSASSGTCYKCGKPGHWGRDCPTPSLNSPAQLGGDSASSGTCYKCGKPGHWARDCSSTQYVNNRLKH, encoded by the exons ATGAAAATGGAGAGGAAAAGAGAGTGTACGATCGAAGTCCAAGTGGAAGAAGACGAGGACTTCCTATCCCAGGTGGCGGCTATTGAGGCTAACGCGCTCTCTATCTCCTCCACCAAGCGCCGAAAGATCGACCCCGAGGAAGCCTACACCGCCGCTCTGAGAGGCAACGTTGCGCTAGACAATTCTCGACGCGGCGTCAAGGTCGCACCTGCAAGAAACGACGGCGTTTACTCTTCTTCTTCGTGCTTCAAATGCGGGAAATCTGGCCACTGGGCACGCGATTGCGATGCTATAGGAGTAGGAGTAGGAGTAGAAGGAGGGCATAATGGTAATTTCGGGAGCCACCCGTCGATGCCTGAGAAGAAATGCCCCTGCGGAAGGGGACCTTGTCTGGTTCTCACTGCAAATACTCAAAAGAATCCGGGCAGAAAGTTTTACAAATGCCCTCTCAGACAG gaAAATGGGGGCTGTGGTTTCTTTGAGTGGTGTGACAATACTTCTGGAACCAATAGCATGGTTGGTGGGAAAGAAAATTGCGGGTCTAATTCTTCGTTTCCCGATCTTCCTTGTCCCTGTGGCGCTGGTTCTTGCCTGATTCTAATAGCAAAAACTGGGAAAAATATCGGCCAGCAATTCTATCGCTGTCCTGCAAATCAG GGAAGCACTTGTGGTTTCTTTAGGTGGTGCAATGAGCATAACGTAGCCGCTGATCATGCAGTCAGTGCCTTCAAGGTTTTTAATGACATGAATGGCACAAGCAGCGATAGCTATGGAGTAAGAACTAGATCTTGCTTTAAATGTGGCAAGGAAGGGCATTGGGCAAAAGATTGCTCGACCCCATCATCAAATTCTCCTGCTCAATTGGGGGGAGATTCTGCTTCATCAGGCACTTGTTACAAATGTGGTAAGCCTGGGCACTGGGGGAGGGATTGCCCCACTCCATCCTTAAATTCTCCTGCTCAGTTGGGGGGAGATTCTGCTTCATCAGGCACTTGTTACAAATGTGGTAAGCCTGGGCACTGGGCAAGGGATTGCTCTTCCACTCAATATGTGAATAATCGACTGAAGCACTAG